From the genome of Suricata suricatta isolate VVHF042 chromosome 3, meerkat_22Aug2017_6uvM2_HiC, whole genome shotgun sequence, one region includes:
- the RPL37A gene encoding 60S ribosomal protein L37a → MAKRTKKVGIVGKYGTRYGASLRKMVKKIEISQHAKYTCSFCGKTKMKRRAVGIWHCGSCMKTVAGGAWTYNTTSAVTVKSAIRRLKELKDQ, encoded by the exons ATG GCTAAACGCACCAAGAAGGTCGGAATTGTCGGTAAATACGGGACCCGTTATGGTGCTTCCCTCAGGAAAATGGTGAAGAAGATTGAAATAAGCCAGCATGCCAAGTACACTTGCTCTTTCTGTGGCAAA ACCAAGATGAAGAGACGAGCTGTGGGGATCTGGCATTGTGGTTCCTGCATGAAAACCGTAGCTGGTGGTGCCTGGACCTACAA caCCACTTCTGCTGTCACAGTAAAGTCGGCCATCAGAAGACTGAAGGAGTTGAAAGACCAGTAG